The Geminocystis sp. NIES-3708 genomic sequence GCCAACTAAACTATCATTAGCATCACCAGCGTTTAGGCTATCGTTACCATCTCCACCATTCAAAATGTCGTTACCAATTGTTGTTGTAATAATATTATTAGAACTGTTACCAGTGACATTAAGGTTAGCAGTACCTAGAAAGACGAAATTTTCGATATTTGTAGATAATGTATAAGCTGGGGCTATTGTGCCAATATAAGAGGCTTCAATGGTGTCAATCTCTGTTACTGAGGAAGAATTTTCTATAACTAGGTCATTATCACCTAGATTAATACGATATAAGTCGTTACCAGTACCACCTATAAGAACATCTTGTCCTTCTCCACCATTAAGGGTATCATTCCCCGCAACACCATCAAGAGTATCTGCACCGTCATTTCCCAGTAAAATATTTGCTAAACTATTACCTTTTGCTCTTGAAGCTAGTCCATCTAAGGTGATATTTTCTACAAATCTTTTATCGCCACTGTCTGTTAATTCATAAGGTGTAGATGTATTGTAATTAATTACTGCTGTATCAAAGCCTTGATTTACGGCACTATTTTCCTGAACTACATCTCCTGAGTTATCTACAAAATAAGTATCATTACCAATACCTCCGGTCAGAATATCATTGCCTCCTTGCCCGTCCAATAAGTTATTACCGTCATTGCCAATAATCGTATTAACTAATGCGTTACCCGTACCTGAAAAATCTCCATTACCCAATAATTGAAGGTTTTCTAAATTAGCCGCTAAAACATAGTCAGAATTAGTGATGACAGTATCAGTACCGCCAGTAGCTGTTTCTAAAACTAAATCTACTGTATCCTCCGAATTATCAAGAATATAAGTATCATTACCTGCTCCACCTTTAAGGGTATCAATCCCACCATTTCCATCGAGAGTATCATTACCAGTACCACCATCAAGGACGTTATTCCGATTATTCCCAGTAAGATAATTGTTTCCTGTATTCCCTATCGCATTAATTGGTAATAATCCTATAAGGCTAATATTTTCTAAATTAGCCTGACTGGCGATGCTATAACTTCCGTAGGCTACTTGAACTGTGTCAATACCTTCGTTAGCAACTTCCACAATTTTATCAGAGGCACTATCGATACTATAAGTATCATTGCCAACGCCACCGACTAAAGAATCGATACCGCTACCACCGTCAAGGAGATCATCACCAAATCCACCAATGAGGGTATCTGCACCAGCCCATCCTTGCAAGGTATCACTTTCTTCTTTCCCATCGAGGAGATTATTGACACTGTTTCCTTGAATTAAGTTACCATATCCATTTCCATTTCCACTTATAGCTGTACCTGTTAAAGTTAGATTTTCGATATTACTACTGATACCGAGTACGCTTAGATCATAGTTAGTTGAAACTTCAATAGTGTCAACGCCACCGCCATCAGTTTCTCCGATAATTTTATCTGAGGCATCAATCACATAAATATCATTTCCACCACCACCAGAAAGAGAGTCAACACCTGTACCACCAATGATACTATCATCTCCTGCACCACCAATGATACTATCATCTCCTGCACCACCATTAAGGGTATCGTTACCAGAGCCACCATCCAGGGTATTATTGCCATTATTACCAATGATATTATTAGCGTTAACATTGCCCGTACCGTTAATATTGGCGATGCCAGTTAAGGTTAAAGAGTCAACATTTGCTGATAAAGTAGTAGGTACATCTGCTGTTAAAACATCCGTAATTGTACCGAAGTTTGTTGCTATCAATATCTGAGTAGCTATATTATTGGTATCAAAAACATTGACAAAAAAAGTTTCATCAGCTTCCACAAAGTTATCATTAGCTATTATGATAGAGATGGTTTTAACTCTTTCTCCTACAGCAAAAACTATTGAGGTATTATTGGTCGCGGTAAAATCTAAACCTGCGGTCGCAGTATTACTGAAAGTGCTGTAATAATAGGTTCTATTCGCTTGTAATGGATCAGATGCAGGTTCAGAAAGCTCAATCGTGAAGGTTAAAGTTGTGTTTAGTCCTTCAAGTGCTACCCCATTACTGAAAATACTTACGTCTGTCATGATTAATATTAATATTATGTTTATACACAAATATAATAGCGTAGATTAAATCATTATGTATCCGAATAATTACCTATTGTAAGGCAAAAAAAGGGCAGAATCATTAACTTCTGCCCTCATTTTTATATTGAAATATAATCAAAATTATTATTTTAAAGTAAACCAGTATTAGCTCCAGGTCTGCCAGTAACTAATTTAACTTTAACAATAGATCCACCCATTTTCTGGATTCTTTGTTGTTCTTTAAACCAGTTATCATAAGGAACTAATTTAGTAAAATAGGTATTTTGTAACTCTCTTTGAGTTCTAATTCTGCTTTGGCTTGGTACACAAGCAGTAACTTGAAACATTCTCATGGGGATTTATCTCCTTGATGATTAAATCTCTTTTTAAACTTTTTGTGAAAATTAGTTTGTTTATATAAAAACTGTTAATTTTTAGTCCTAATTATTTAGAGCTAAATATTACTTTATGTAAAGTTTCAATAATAATGATTAGGAGTCAAGAGTCAATACTAAATCAATTAAGCTGTTGTTAAGTATAACTAAACTAGCACTCACTCTGGACTTTCCTAACCTTTAGTTAAGTTTTAAGCGTTTATTACTTAATAATAGTAATCAATTAGCTTAAACCAGAAGAGATGTAATCTAAGTAAACTCCAAGTTCTTTTCCAGCATCAGAACCTACTAAACCAGCAGCTACTTCTTTAATAGCTTGAATAGCTTGAATGGTAGAGCTTACGGGTACACCTAAAGAGTTGTAGGTTTCCTTTAAACCGTTAAGTACACGCTCATCAAGAATAGAAACATCACCTGCTAACATAGCATAGGTAGCGTAACGGAGATAGTAGTCTAAATCACGAATACAAGCGGCATAACGACGAGTGGTGTACATATTGCCACCAGGACGAGTTACATCAGAATATAATAAAGATTTAGCTACAGCTTCTTTAATGATGGTAGCAGCGTTAGCACTGATGACACCAGCAGCACGAACACGGAGTGAACCACTTTGAAAATAGGATTTTAATTTACCTAAAGCGTTGGCATCGAGGTACTTACCTTGTACGTCGGAGGAGTTGATTACAGCAGTAATTGCGTCTTGCATTGTTGTTTTCCTTTCTTCTTAATTAACTTTTGCTTAGTATTTTTGCAGGACTAAAATTATTTAGCACCAAATAGGGTTTAGGGATTTTAGCTAAAACCTATTGTAAAGCTCCGATAACATAATCGAAGTAAGAACCAGCTTCACTTGCATCGTCAGAAGAGAGAAGTCCACTTGCAACTTCTTTAGCTTCACGGATACTTTGAGCTAGAGCTCCAATGTCAGTACCTAAAGATTTGTACATTTCTTTTACGCCGACTAAGCCAATTTCCTCGATGGGAGTAACATCACCAGCTACGATTCCGTAGGTAACTAGACGTAGATAGTAGTCAATGTCACGTAAACAGGTAGCGGTCATTTCTTCACCATAAGCATTTCCACCGGGGGAAACAACATCAGGGCGTTTTTGGAATAAGCGATTTCCTGCTTCTTTAACAATACGCTCACGAGCACCACTTAAGGTTTCAGCAATGCGTAAACGAGATTCTCCGGAAGTAACGAATGCTTTGATTCTGTCTAACTCACCGGGGCTTAAATAACGTGCTTCTGCGTCAGCATTCACGATAGATTTCGTGACGATACTCATTGATGGATTCCTCCAAACAAAATATTAAATAGTATTTATTAATTTAACCAGAATTTTATTTCCACTGGTTAGGAAGTTTTGAAATTTCTATCATGATGATAGTTTTTTCTTTTCATTAGTATAACCGACAAGGGTTATATTAATTATTTGATTTTTTGAAGATGTTTTGTTTGTCTCCGAAAATCATTGTGCGATATGAAGTCCACTTTTGCTTAATTTTCTTAATACTTTTTAACAATTGGTTTTCCTAAGGATGCTAATTAAGTATCTATCTCTTATTTTTTTTGCTCTTCGTCAAATACATTTTTAAAAAATGTTCAAGACCTTACTTATGTATTTTATTCGGTAATTAAATCCTTGATGATTAAGTATTTTTGCTTGAAAAACTATAATGGGTTAATAAGAAAATAATACTGTAGAGGAAAAATAATTTATGGTAACGACTCCTATTAAAACTACTCAACGTTTAACTACCCAAGTAGAAGTTATTGCCTCTAATACCACGGCGATTCGCTCTTTAGATTGGGATAGGGATAGATTTGATATTGAATTTGGTTTACAAAATGGAACTACTTATAATTCCTATGTCATTGAAGGAGAGAAAAATGCTTTAGTAGATACTTCTCATCTCAAATTTAAACAATTATATTTTGACTGTCTGAATCAAGTTATTAATCCCCAAGATATTGACTATTTAATCATCTCTCACACTGAACCTGATCATAGTGGTTTAGTCAAAGATTTGCTAGAAATTAATCCTCATATTACTGTAGTGGCTTCTAAGGTGGCTATTCAATTTTTAGAAGGTTTTGTCCATCTTGATTTTAAACGGCAAATTGTTAAAAATGGCGATCGCCTTGATTTGGGTAATGGTCATGTAATGGAATTTATCAATGCTCCTAATTTACACTGGCCTGATACTATTTTCAGTTATGATCATGGCACTCAAACTATTTTTACCTGTGATGCTTTTGGAATGCACTATTGCACTGCTCAATTGTATGATGAAAATTTGCGAGACATTTCTCCTGATTATCGTTTTTATTATGAATGTTTGATGGGACCTAATGCAAGATCAGTCTTATCAGCTATGAAACGGATGTCAGAATTAGGAGAAATTACCTTAGTTGCTAATGGTCACGGACCAATTTTAAAGCATAATGTGAAAGAATTACTTGATCGTTATTACCGTTGGAGCAACGAACAAAGCAAAGGAGAGAAGAGCGTTGCCGTTTTTTATATTTCTGATTATGGTTATAGTGATCGCCTATCTCAAGCCATAGCTAAAGGTATCACAAAAACAGGCATAACCGTTGAAATGATTGATCTTAACGGCACAGATATTCACGAAATCCCTGAAATTATAGGTAAATCAGCGGGAATTGTTTTAGGAATGCCACCATTAACAGATCAAAATAATGCTCAAATCAGTAACAAAATGGGGGCAATTTTAGCCTGTGTTAATAATAAGCAAATTGTTGGTTTGTATGAATCTTATGGTGGAGATGATGAACCTATTGATCCTCTTACTACTAAGTTACAAGATTTGGGTTTAACTTCTGCTTTTGCGGCTATACGGATTAAGGATACACCCCACGAAACCACCTATCAACTATGTGAAGAATCAGGGGTTGATTTAGGACAAATTCTGACCAAAAAAGCAAGTATTAAACAAAGAAAAGCTCTTGATAGCGATTTAGACAAAGCCATTGGGCGTATTAGTGGCGGTTTATATATTATCACAGCTCAAAAAAGAGAAGCTAGTGGGGCGATGTTAGCTTCATGGGTAACACAAGCAAGTTTTGATCCTCCCGGATTTACCGTTGCAGTGGCAAAAGATCGGGCTATCGAGTCTTTACTACAAGTAGAAGATACTTTTGTTTTAAACATCCTAGAAGAGGGGAAATATCAGCCGTTAATGAAACATTTTCTAAAACGATTCCCCCCGGGTGCTGATCGTTTTGCGGGGGTTAAAACCCAAGTGGGGGCGAATGGATCGCCAATTTTAATCGATGCTTTAGCTTACCTTGAATGTGAGGTCGTTAGTCGAATGGATTGCGGTGATCATTGGGTAGTATATAGTAAAGTTACCAATGGAAGAGTCTCAAAACCAGATGGATTAACAGCTGTACATCATCGTAAAGTAGGTAACTATTATTAATAAATAATTGATCATTCATCGTTTTATTATTTGACTGAATGCCATTTATACCTAGTAAAGTACTTATTCTTGTGTTTGATTAATGTTTTATTATTGGTCAATAGGTGGTAAAATTACCTTCAGCAAAATCGAATCAAGATGTTTATTTATCAACTAAATGCTTGTTAAAAAAATATCGAGGTGAGATTATTTTTCTGTTATTTATTTTTTATAACCAATGCCTGAAGCAGTAGGAGTAATTCAAACGTTAGGGTTTCCCTCGATTCTCGCCGCCGCTGATACCATGGTAAAAGCCGCCCGTGTCACTTTAGTTTATTTTGATAAAGCGGAAAAAGGTGATTTTGTGATTGCAATTCGAGGTTCGGTTTCTGAGGTAAATAGAGCAATGGCTGAAGGTATTAAAGAAGCAAGTAATGTTTTTGGCGGAGTCGTTCAAACACATTATATTGTACCTAATCCTCCTCCTAATGTTGTAGATGTTCTACCGATAGAATATACAGAAACTTCTTTACCTTATCGCTCATAAAAATTTAATTTCTTGATTGTTAATAATTCGATAAGAAAAAAACAATTTTAGATCGTAAGACCATAATTTCATAAATAACTTTATTTTTATTTAATCATTATTAAAGGAGAATTTTTTATGCCTTCTCAAGCAGCAGTAGGATCTTTAGAGACAAAAGGATTTCCGGGTATTTTAGCCGCCGCCGATGCGATGGTAAAAGCTGGTAGAGTAACTCTTGTTGGTTATATTCGTGTAGGGAGTGCTCGTTTCAACGTTAATATTCGAGGGGATGTTTCTGAGGTAAAAACTGCTATGGCGGCAGGAATTGATGCTGTCGAAAAAGTTGAAGGTGCTACCCTTGAATCATGGGTTATCATTCCTCGTCCCCATGAAAATATATGTGCAGTACTTCCTATTGACTATAGTGAGGCAGTTGAACCTTATCGCCAAGCAGTAGAATAATAATTTAAGACTTTGCAATTAACAATTAACTATTTTTTATTCAATGAAATAATTAATAAGTAATAGATTTAACTATCAATATCTAAGATCTCAAAATTTATTTGTTAAAATTCTTAACTAAATTAAATTACACCTTTACCAGTAATTTTAAAAATTTTTCCTGTGTACGATGTAGAGTTTTTGCAAAAAAAATCTATTTAAAGTCAGGAATTATCAATTTTAATAATCATTTTGCATTCCTTATCTAATAGTTAA encodes the following:
- a CDS encoding Calx-beta domain-containing protein translates to MTDVSIFSNGVALEGLNTTLTFTIELSEPASDPLQANRTYYYSTFSNTATAGLDFTATNNTSIVFAVGERVKTISIIIANDNFVEADETFFVNVFDTNNIATQILIATNFGTITDVLTADVPTTLSANVDSLTLTGIANINGTGNVNANNIIGNNGNNTLDGGSGNDTLNGGAGDDSIIGGAGDDSIIGGTGVDSLSGGGGNDIYVIDASDKIIGETDGGGVDTIEVSTNYDLSVLGISSNIENLTLTGTAISGNGNGYGNLIQGNSVNNLLDGKEESDTLQGWAGADTLIGGFGDDLLDGGSGIDSLVGGVGNDTYSIDSASDKIVEVANEGIDTVQVAYGSYSIASQANLENISLIGLLPINAIGNTGNNYLTGNNRNNVLDGGTGNDTLDGNGGIDTLKGGAGNDTYILDNSEDTVDLVLETATGGTDTVITNSDYVLAANLENLQLLGNGDFSGTGNALVNTIIGNDGNNLLDGQGGNDILTGGIGNDTYFVDNSGDVVQENSAVNQGFDTAVINYNTSTPYELTDSGDKRFVENITLDGLASRAKGNSLANILLGNDGADTLDGVAGNDTLNGGEGQDVLIGGTGNDLYRINLGDNDLVIENSSSVTEIDTIEASYIGTIAPAYTLSTNIENFVFLGTANLNVTGNSSNNIITTTIGNDILNGGDGNDSLNAGDANDSLVGGAGNDTLLGGKGKDTLIGGAGNDFYVTDTASETLTEAANEGIDTIESTVSYTLKVNFENLTLLGTTNINGTGNSVNNIITGNTGNNTLDGQDGDDSLLGGGGNDILLGQIGNDTLDGGVGVDTFYGNEGNDVYVVDNIGDVVIEGISQGTDLVNTSISYTLTDNVENLTLLGTTAINGTGNALDNTITGNSGANIIDGTLGNDTMIGGLGNDSYYINSLTDVVIEAATLNGGIDTAFISINNDTLDGNVENLTLISSALKGTGNSLNNLLIGNSLPNNLIGLDGNDFLDGLGGNDTLVGGNGNDTYIINNTGVIITEVTGQGIGFTDLVISSITYTLGANVENLQLRGVANINGTGNSLDNNIAGNFGNNLLSGSIGNDTLIGNEGNDTLTGDQGNDILTGGLGVDLFNYKTNRSYNAADIGSDTILDFNSSQGDKLILGKTTFGLASIVGNSFSVPSEFASVTLESFVDVSTAKIVHSQQTGNLYFNANGTTPLGTSLIVDTNIISALSNSDFIIA
- a CDS encoding phycobilisome linker polypeptide is translated as MRMFQVTACVPSQSRIRTQRELQNTYFTKLVPYDNWFKEQQRIQKMGGSIVKVKLVTGRPGANTGLL
- the apcB gene encoding allophycocyanin subunit beta, with product MQDAITAVINSSDVQGKYLDANALGKLKSYFQSGSLRVRAAGVISANAATIIKEAVAKSLLYSDVTRPGGNMYTTRRYAACIRDLDYYLRYATYAMLAGDVSILDERVLNGLKETYNSLGVPVSSTIQAIQAIKEVAAGLVGSDAGKELGVYLDYISSGLS
- a CDS encoding allophycocyanin, with amino-acid sequence MSIVTKSIVNADAEARYLSPGELDRIKAFVTSGESRLRIAETLSGARERIVKEAGNRLFQKRPDVVSPGGNAYGEEMTATCLRDIDYYLRLVTYGIVAGDVTPIEEIGLVGVKEMYKSLGTDIGALAQSIREAKEVASGLLSSDDASEAGSYFDYVIGALQ
- a CDS encoding diflavin flavoprotein translates to MVTTPIKTTQRLTTQVEVIASNTTAIRSLDWDRDRFDIEFGLQNGTTYNSYVIEGEKNALVDTSHLKFKQLYFDCLNQVINPQDIDYLIISHTEPDHSGLVKDLLEINPHITVVASKVAIQFLEGFVHLDFKRQIVKNGDRLDLGNGHVMEFINAPNLHWPDTIFSYDHGTQTIFTCDAFGMHYCTAQLYDENLRDISPDYRFYYECLMGPNARSVLSAMKRMSELGEITLVANGHGPILKHNVKELLDRYYRWSNEQSKGEKSVAVFYISDYGYSDRLSQAIAKGITKTGITVEMIDLNGTDIHEIPEIIGKSAGIVLGMPPLTDQNNAQISNKMGAILACVNNKQIVGLYESYGGDDEPIDPLTTKLQDLGLTSAFAAIRIKDTPHETTYQLCEESGVDLGQILTKKASIKQRKALDSDLDKAIGRISGGLYIITAQKREASGAMLASWVTQASFDPPGFTVAVAKDRAIESLLQVEDTFVLNILEEGKYQPLMKHFLKRFPPGADRFAGVKTQVGANGSPILIDALAYLECEVVSRMDCGDHWVVYSKVTNGRVSKPDGLTAVHHRKVGNYY
- a CDS encoding carbon dioxide-concentrating mechanism protein CcmK; the protein is MPEAVGVIQTLGFPSILAAADTMVKAARVTLVYFDKAEKGDFVIAIRGSVSEVNRAMAEGIKEASNVFGGVVQTHYIVPNPPPNVVDVLPIEYTETSLPYRS
- a CDS encoding carbon dioxide-concentrating mechanism protein CcmK codes for the protein MPSQAAVGSLETKGFPGILAAADAMVKAGRVTLVGYIRVGSARFNVNIRGDVSEVKTAMAAGIDAVEKVEGATLESWVIIPRPHENICAVLPIDYSEAVEPYRQAVE